GGGCGAATGCCTTCATAGACTACGTAAAAAGCGTCCGAAACCTGACGCGCGAACGGGCGTGACGCCCCCGTGACATCGACACCGGCAACGCAGTCCCCGCACGATCACATTTTTCAATCGAATAGGACTCCAAAGGAGAATCGTCATGAACCGACCATTACGCTGTGTGGCCCTCATCGGCATCGCCGCCGCGCTCGGGCAAACCGTCCCGGCGCGCGCGGCGGTGTATTCCAACGGAACGGCAACGGCGCAAATGCGCGTACAGCTGACGATCCTGCCCGGCTGCACCGTTGCCGCCAGCCCGATGACATTCAACGCGGTGCAGGGTTCGGCGACCGGCCCGGTCGCGAGCACATCGTCGCTCACGGTCGTGTGCACGGCGTCCACGGGCTACAACATCGGCCTGAATGCGGGGACGGTGCCGAACTCGACCGAGACGAACCGGCTGCTGGCCGGCACCCTCACCGGCAACACCACGACGATTCCGTTCGGTCTGTTTCAGGACGCCAACTACGCGACGCCCTGGGGCAACACACAGGGCTCGAACACGCTGGGCGATTCAGGCACCGGCGTAATGAAGACCTACACGGTCTACGGGCAAGCCACGCTCTCGGCCACCATGCCCGCGCCGGACGTCTATTCGTCGACGGTCACCGCGACCGTCTACTTCTGAGACGGCGGGAGGCCGACATGACGATCATGAGTTCCGCGGGACCGGCGCGATCGCCGCGATCGCCGGGGATGGCAAGGCCCGCGATCCGGCGACCCACGGTTTATGCCTGCCGCGGTGCGTTCGCGGCGCTGCTGACGCTATGCGTGACCGACGGGAATGGTGCGACCC
This is a stretch of genomic DNA from Pandoraea faecigallinarum. It encodes these proteins:
- a CDS encoding spore coat U domain-containing protein, which produces MNRPLRCVALIGIAAALGQTVPARAAVYSNGTATAQMRVQLTILPGCTVAASPMTFNAVQGSATGPVASTSSLTVVCTASTGYNIGLNAGTVPNSTETNRLLAGTLTGNTTTIPFGLFQDANYATPWGNTQGSNTLGDSGTGVMKTYTVYGQATLSATMPAPDVYSSTVTATVYF